Proteins encoded within one genomic window of Candidatus Syntrophocurvum alkaliphilum:
- a CDS encoding phosphatidate cytidylyltransferase — MLSTRILTAIVTIPILTFILYQGGIYWTLLFALIAALGLFEFYNMISSKGLAPLWLLGYLTMFLILFSSYYLEFIGIIIFILIFTIVLFTIVFYPQKTIGEISLSLFGSIYIGYLLHYAINVQTLNNAFWIILLAFILTWASDVGGYFFGRLFGREKIAPLLSPNKTWAGAIGSIVFSVVITIGYFSFVPLNNIEFINLITLGIIASIMAQLGDLFISSVKRYCNAKDSGNIIPGHGGVLDRFDSFILVLPTVYYFFTFYLNMFI; from the coding sequence ATGCTTAGTACGCGGATACTTACAGCTATAGTCACTATACCTATATTAACTTTTATTCTTTACCAAGGTGGAATTTACTGGACATTATTATTTGCTTTAATAGCAGCACTTGGTCTATTTGAATTTTATAACATGATTTCGAGTAAAGGTTTAGCCCCTTTATGGTTATTAGGATATTTAACAATGTTTCTCATCTTGTTTTCTAGCTATTACTTAGAATTTATAGGAATTATCATATTTATATTAATATTTACTATAGTACTATTTACTATTGTTTTTTATCCACAAAAAACCATTGGAGAGATATCATTAAGCTTATTTGGCTCAATATATATAGGTTATTTACTGCATTATGCTATTAACGTACAGACTTTAAATAATGCCTTTTGGATAATATTATTAGCTTTTATACTTACATGGGCTAGCGATGTAGGTGGTTATTTTTTTGGAAGATTATTTGGAAGAGAAAAAATTGCGCCACTATTAAGCCCTAATAAGACTTGGGCAGGAGCTATTGGGTCTATAGTTTTTTCAGTTGTAATAACAATTGGATATTTCTCTTTTGTTCCTTTAAACAATATTGAGTTCATAAATTTAATAACACTAGGTATAATTGCTAGTATAATGGCACAATTAGGTGATTTATTTATATCAAGTGTAAAAAGGTATTGCAATGCAAAAGATTCAGGTAATATCATACCTGGCCACGGAGGGGTTCTTGATAGGTTTGATAGTTTTATTTTAGTATTACCAACAGTATATTACTTTTTTACATTCTATTTGAATATGTTTATATAA
- a CDS encoding translation initiation factor IF-2 N-terminal domain-containing protein, which yields MITITNVLMLISVLLLVITILSIYIHKQYLENFKNEVQDIVNEGKDIQENLEKILDQSLDVSQTILDRVEMSNLASDKNTQPLQSNEKGQKINSNKSNSNKIRVYQLAKELNMTSKEMVNRLNQLGLKINNHMNILEEEKANWVRDILKINEEMNKNTNSNKSNISLFLKRNDKNIIDVNHLDELKAVDPYIAVKTLNEKGYDIKEIAQLLGRGQGEVSLILNLNKTKKAL from the coding sequence GTGATAACAATTACAAATGTACTAATGCTAATATCTGTTCTTCTTTTAGTCATTACAATTTTATCAATATATATTCATAAGCAGTATTTGGAAAATTTTAAAAATGAAGTGCAAGATATCGTGAATGAAGGAAAAGATATTCAAGAAAACTTGGAAAAAATATTGGATCAATCACTTGATGTTTCGCAGACTATTTTGGATCGAGTAGAAATGTCCAACCTAGCAAGTGATAAAAATACTCAACCTCTACAGTCTAATGAAAAAGGACAAAAAATAAATTCAAATAAAAGTAATTCTAATAAAATACGTGTTTACCAACTTGCAAAAGAATTAAACATGACTAGTAAAGAAATGGTTAATAGGCTTAACCAATTAGGATTAAAAATAAACAATCATATGAATATTTTAGAAGAGGAGAAAGCTAACTGGGTAAGAGATATATTAAAAATAAATGAAGAAATGAATAAAAATACTAACAGTAATAAGAGTAATATTAGTTTATTTTTAAAAAGAAATGATAAAAATATAATTGATGTAAATCATTTAGATGAGTTAAAAGCAGTTGATCCATATATTGCAGTTAAAACTCTTAATGAAAAAGGCTATGACATTAAAGAAATTGCTCAATTATTAGGCAGGGGTCAAGGTGAAGTTAGTTTGATATTAAATCTTAATAAAACGAAGAAAGCATTATAA
- the rpsB gene encoding 30S ribosomal protein S2 — protein MSVITMKQLLEAGVHFGHQTRRWNPKMSTYIYMERNGIYIIDLQQTVKKFEEAYTFVKNVAAEGKGVLFVGTKKQAQETIKEQAERCSMYYVNQRWLGGMLTNFKTIRKRVYRLKELEKMEEDGMFEVLTKKEVARLINERERLERFLGGIKDMDKLPGAVFVVDPRKERIAVAEARKLNIPVIAIVDTNCDPDEVDYVIPGNDDAIRAVKLMSSKIADAVIEGQQGEQTAE, from the coding sequence GTGTCAGTAATTACTATGAAGCAACTGCTTGAAGCAGGAGTGCATTTCGGACATCAGACAAGACGTTGGAACCCTAAAATGTCGACTTATATTTATATGGAGAGAAACGGCATTTACATTATTGATTTGCAGCAAACAGTAAAAAAATTTGAAGAAGCTTATACATTTGTTAAAAATGTAGCTGCAGAGGGCAAGGGAGTATTATTTGTTGGTACTAAAAAACAAGCCCAGGAAACAATTAAAGAGCAAGCTGAAAGGTGTAGTATGTACTATGTAAACCAGCGTTGGCTAGGTGGGATGCTTACTAACTTTAAAACCATTAGAAAGCGAGTCTATCGTCTTAAGGAACTTGAAAAGATGGAAGAGGATGGCATGTTTGAAGTTTTAACCAAGAAAGAAGTTGCAAGGTTAATAAACGAAAGAGAAAGGTTAGAACGTTTCCTCGGTGGTATAAAAGATATGGACAAACTCCCAGGTGCTGTTTTTGTAGTAGATCCAAGAAAAGAAAGAATCGCTGTAGCTGAGGCTCGAAAGCTAAATATTCCTGTTATAGCTATAGTTGATACTAATTGTGATCCGGATGAGGTTGATTATGTAATTCCAGGTAATGATGATGCTATCAGAGCTGTAAAATTAATGTCATCAAAAATAGCTGATGCTGTAATAGAAGGCCAACAGGGAGAGCAAACAGCCGAGTAA
- the tsf gene encoding translation elongation factor Ts has protein sequence MVSAQLVKELRERTGAGMMDCKKALVETNGDIEKAIDELRTRGLAKAAKKSGRVASEGLVTSYIHGGGRIGVLVEINCETDFVAKNEDFKNLTRDIAMQIAASNPDYISREEVPQEDIDREKEVLKAQAIEEGKPEKVIEKMVEGRIEKFFKERCLLEQAYIKDPDTTVQDLIHTSISKIGENINIRRFARYEVGEGIEKEETDFASEVMSQIKSE, from the coding sequence GTGGTAAGTGCGCAATTAGTAAAGGAACTACGAGAAAGAACCGGTGCAGGTATGATGGATTGCAAAAAAGCCTTAGTAGAAACTAATGGTGATATTGAAAAAGCTATTGATGAATTAAGAACTAGAGGGCTTGCAAAGGCTGCTAAAAAATCAGGCAGAGTAGCAAGTGAAGGGCTTGTAACTTCATATATTCATGGTGGTGGACGTATTGGAGTATTAGTAGAAATAAATTGTGAAACAGATTTTGTTGCTAAAAACGAAGATTTTAAAAACTTAACTCGTGATATAGCTATGCAAATTGCAGCTTCTAATCCAGATTATATTTCTCGTGAAGAAGTTCCACAAGAAGATATAGATAGAGAAAAGGAAGTACTTAAAGCTCAAGCGATTGAAGAAGGGAAACCCGAAAAAGTCATAGAGAAGATGGTAGAAGGTCGAATAGAAAAATTCTTTAAAGAAAGATGTTTATTAGAACAGGCGTATATAAAAGATCCAGATACAACTGTTCAGGACTTAATTCATACAAGTATTTCCAAAATAGGAGAAAACATTAACATTAGACGTTTTGCTCGTTATGAAGTTGGAGAAGGCATTGAAAAAGAAGAAACAGATTTTGCCTCAGAAGTAATGTCACAAATAAAGTCTGAATAA
- the pyrH gene encoding UMP kinase, whose protein sequence is MQNPKYNRIVLKLSGEALAGNKGYGIEHDILASIANQVVEVVKLGVQVSVVVGGGNIWRGVSGSARGMDRSTADYMGMLATVINALALQDALENEGMETRVMSAIEMKEVAEPYIRRRAIRHLEKNRVVIFAAGTGNPYFSTDTAAALRSAEIEADVILMAKKVDGVYDSDPLNNPNAKKFEDLKYIDVLNKGLGVMDSTATSLCMDNTIPVVVFDLTKKGNIYKVVMGEDIGTYVGR, encoded by the coding sequence TTGCAAAATCCCAAATATAATCGTATTGTTCTCAAACTTAGCGGAGAAGCTTTAGCTGGTAATAAAGGTTATGGAATAGAACATGATATATTAGCCTCTATTGCCAACCAAGTTGTTGAAGTAGTCAAGTTAGGAGTTCAAGTATCTGTAGTAGTAGGAGGAGGCAATATTTGGCGAGGAGTATCTGGCAGTGCCAGGGGAATGGATAGATCAACAGCTGATTATATGGGGATGCTAGCTACTGTTATTAATGCATTGGCATTACAAGATGCTCTTGAAAATGAGGGCATGGAGACTAGAGTTATGTCAGCAATTGAGATGAAAGAAGTAGCAGAACCATATATTAGGCGAAGAGCAATTAGACATCTAGAAAAGAACCGTGTTGTTATATTTGCGGCTGGTACTGGTAATCCATATTTTTCAACTGATACTGCAGCAGCTTTAAGATCAGCTGAAATTGAAGCTGATGTGATATTAATGGCTAAGAAGGTGGATGGGGTATATGATTCAGATCCACTAAACAATCCTAATGCGAAAAAATTTGAAGATTTAAAATATATAGATGTATTAAATAAGGGTTTAGGTGTTATGGATTCTACTGCTACTTCTCTGTGTATGGACAATACTATACCTGTAGTAGTGTTTGACCTAACTAAAAAGGGCAACATATATAAAGTTGTTATGGGTGAGGATATAGGTACCTATGTAGGGAGGTAA
- the frr gene encoding ribosome recycling factor, whose protein sequence is MMDDILKDSEDRMKKSIEHLTKDFAALRAGRANPAMLDKVMVEYYGEPTPLNQLASITVPEARLLVIQPWDKGSIADIEKAILKSDLGVNPTNDGNVIRIAIPQLTEERRKELVKVVKKRAEEGKVAIRNIRREANDMLKDTEKDKVISEDELKKGLNDIQKITDKYIKDIDSVLQAKEKDIMEV, encoded by the coding sequence ATGATGGATGATATACTTAAAGATAGTGAAGATAGGATGAAAAAATCAATTGAACACTTAACCAAAGATTTTGCAGCGTTAAGGGCTGGTAGAGCAAATCCTGCTATGTTAGATAAAGTTATGGTAGAGTATTATGGTGAACCAACACCACTAAATCAGTTGGCTAGTATTACTGTACCAGAAGCTAGATTGTTAGTTATTCAACCGTGGGATAAAGGAAGCATAGCTGATATAGAAAAGGCTATATTAAAGTCTGATTTAGGTGTAAACCCCACTAATGATGGTAATGTAATTCGTATAGCCATACCTCAGTTAACCGAGGAAAGAAGAAAAGAATTAGTAAAAGTAGTTAAAAAAAGGGCTGAAGAAGGCAAAGTAGCAATAAGAAATATTAGAAGAGAAGCTAATGATATGTTAAAAGATACTGAAAAAGACAAGGTTATATCAGAGGATGAATTAAAAAAAGGATTAAATGATATTCAAAAAATAACAGATAAATATATTAAAGACATTGATTCCGTACTTCAAGCAAAAGAAAAAGACATTATGGAAGTTTAA
- a CDS encoding isoprenyl transferase — MSKNINYRTKLNSETLPKHIAIIMDGNGRWAKKRLLPRTAGHRAGMKSLRKVVETCTELKIQVLTVYAFSTENWKRPEGEVSYLMELLVEYLNKEIKELHDNNVKIQIIGDIQVLNNSCKQEINRAILMTENNTGLIFNIALNYGSRTEIIYAIKQVAEQIQANLITIDDINEQMLSNTLYTSNIPDPDLLIRTAGEMRLSNFLLWQIAYSELWITEKLWPDFGEKDLIKAIVDYQKRDRRFGGIK; from the coding sequence GTGAGCAAGAATATAAATTACCGAACAAAATTAAATTCAGAGACTTTACCCAAACACATCGCAATTATTATGGATGGAAACGGTAGGTGGGCTAAAAAAAGATTATTACCACGTACCGCAGGTCATCGTGCTGGTATGAAAAGTTTACGGAAAGTCGTTGAAACCTGTACTGAATTGAAGATACAGGTATTAACTGTCTATGCCTTTTCTACTGAAAATTGGAAAAGACCTGAAGGTGAAGTTAGTTATCTAATGGAACTTCTTGTTGAGTATTTAAACAAAGAAATAAAAGAACTTCATGACAATAATGTCAAAATTCAAATAATTGGTGATATTCAGGTACTAAACAATTCATGTAAACAAGAAATTAATCGTGCAATTTTAATGACCGAAAATAATACTGGTTTGATTTTTAATATAGCTTTAAACTATGGATCAAGAACTGAAATAATATATGCCATAAAACAAGTAGCAGAACAAATTCAAGCTAATTTAATTACTATTGATGATATAAATGAACAAATGTTGTCAAACACTTTATATACTAGCAATATTCCTGATCCGGATTTATTGATTAGGACAGCAGGTGAAATGCGTTTAAGTAATTTTCTGCTATGGCAAATAGCCTATTCAGAATTATGGATAACAGAAAAACTATGGCCAGATTTCGGAGAAAAAGACCTAATTAAAGCTATTGTTGATTACCAAAAAAGAGATCGGAGATTTGGCGGAATTAAATAG